A window from Setaria italica strain Yugu1 chromosome VIII, Setaria_italica_v2.0, whole genome shotgun sequence encodes these proteins:
- the LOC101777955 gene encoding probable carboxylesterase 15 gives MAEMGFERSWYSFVLLASLVLATAELATAQTSPNRTVVEEVTGWLRIYSDGTVERLTPPGAEAFTAIVPPYKNPRGGVTVHDITTDRGIDVRLYLPAAAAAKAPHRRRRPVLLHLHGGGFCVTRPSWAIYHNFYAPLAAELDVAGIVSVYLPLAPEHRLPAAIDAGHAALLWFRDVARSRNVYGAAHSALVRHFRRTADFSRVFLIGDSSGGNLVHLVAARAGEDKPGVLHPVRLAGGVLLHPGFAREQKSRSELENPPSMFLAPEMIEKLLALGLPMGVNRDSPYTSPELATKAVAHVRMPPLLLMAAEKDLLHDPQVDYGKAMEHAGKKVTTVVSRGDVAHVFYLNFFAVKTDQLTANRTKELVHTIKCFIDQH, from the coding sequence ATGGCGGAAATGGGATTCGAACGAAGCTGGTACTCCTTCGTCCTCCTCGCTTCCCTTGTATTGGCAACGGCTGAACTGGCCACGGCGCAGACCAGCCCTAACAGGACGGTGGTCGAGGAGGTCACCGGCTGGCTCCGGATCTACTCCGACGGCACCGTCGAGCGGCTGACCCCGCCGGGAGCCGAGGCTTTCACCGCCATCGTCCCACCCTACAAGAACCCTCGCGGCGGCGTGACCGTCCACGACATTACCACCGAccgcggcatcgacgtccgcctCTACCTCCCGGCGGCCGCAGCTGCCAAGGCGCCGCACCGTCGGCGCCGCCctgtcctcctccacctccacggcggcggcttctgcgTCACCCGGCCCTCGTGGGCGATCTACCACAACTTCTacgccccgctcgccgccgagctcgacgtCGCCGGCATCGTCTCCGTCTACCTCCCCCTCGCgcccgagcaccgcctccccgccgccatcgACGCCGGCCACGCCGCGCTCCTCTGGTTCCGTGACGTCGCGCGCAGCCGGAACGTCTACGGCGCTGCACACTCCGCCCTTGTCAGACATTTCCGTCGTACCGCTGACTTCTCCCGTGTTTTCCTCATCGGCGACAGCTCCGGCGGTAACCTCGTGCACCTCGTGGCAGCCCGCGCCGGCGAGGACAAGCCGGGAGTTCTCCACCCGGtgaggctcgccggcggcgtgctGCTCCACCCGGGCTTCGCCAGGGAACAGAAGAGCCGGTCGGAACTCGAGAACCCACCGAGCATGTTCCTGGCGCCAGAGATGATCGAGAAGCTCCTCGCGCTTGGGTTGCCCATGGGCGTCAACAGGGACAGCCCCTACACGTCGCCGGAGTTGGCGACGAAGGCCGTGGCGCATGTACGGATGCCGCCGTTGCTGCTGATGGCTGCGGAGAAGGACTTGCTCCATGATCCGCAGGTGGATTACGGGAAGGCCATGGAGCACGCGGGGAAGAAGGTGACGACGGTGGTCAGTCGAGGGGACGTCGCGCACGTCTTCTACCTCAACTTCTTCGCCGTGAAGACCGACCAGCTCACGGCGAATAGGACGAAGGAGCTCGTTCATACCATCAAGTGCTTCATCGACCAGCACTGA